In Belonocnema kinseyi isolate 2016_QV_RU_SX_M_011 chromosome 4, B_treatae_v1, whole genome shotgun sequence, a single window of DNA contains:
- the LOC117172046 gene encoding uncharacterized protein LOC117172046, with translation MKKCFLCEKSDNGVTEFDDDSFTKCCQMLAARRQKDHAYGEVEWYRENLNEMGKHPHCYKKIIVLKGKFRDNFAKFRVKLQDSTTASTTKQSSIEAETSSTTHEEDPSLMQDSSLLQKKTLATSSSKSRR, from the exons ATGAAGAAGTGTTTTTTGTGCGAAAAAAGCGATAATGGCGTCACAGAGTTTGATGACGACTCTTTTACAAAATGTTGCCAAATGTTGGCTGCCCGTCGTCAGAAAGACCACGCATATGGAGAAGTAGAATGGTATCGTGAAAATCTAAATGAAATGGGCAAACATCCGCATTGctacaagaaaataattgttcTGAAAGGAAAATTTCGAGATAATTTTGCCAAGTTTCGTGTAAAGTTGCAA GATTCAACCACAGCCTCCACTACTAAACAATCGTCTATTGAAGCAGAGACTTCTTCGACGACTCATGAAGAAGACCCATCGTTAATGCAAGATTCATCATTACTGCAGAAAAAAACATTGGCGACTTCGTCGAGTAAGTCAAGGCGGTAA